GTCCTTTAAATTGATGTTGTACTTGGGCTGGTGCTTTTTGACTAACTGGGCTTCCAAGATCAACGCTTCGATCTCGGAGTCGGTCAGGATGTAGTCAATATCCGTGGTCAGCGACACCATCCTCATTTCCTTGGGATCGATGTTGTTGCGCAGATGGTCCAGCACCCGGTCCTTGATGCCCTTGGCCTTGCCGATGTAGATCAACCCGCCTGCGGCGTCCTTGAACAGGTAGACCCCGGGTTGCTGAGGGAAGTTTTGTATTTTGGATAATATATTGGACACGGACGTCGTCATGAGCGTTTGTCAAATGATCAACACGGATTCGATTTGCTGGTTTTACTTTTTACGTACAATGATCATCATATGCCCGCTGGCATCCACCACGGACGGTTGAGTGCATATCTGATAATGGGCATCGACCCAGTTTTTCCAGGCCTTGGGATATTCTTTGGCAAACTGGTTGGTGATCCTGCAGCTGCTGTTAAGCCCTTCCAGCCCCACCATCTCAAGCGTCTTGGCTTTGCTCTCAGAAAAAAGCGTTTTCAACTCTTGCGCGGTAAAAAAATGACAATAACCGTGGCCGCACCAATGGTAATCATCCCCGGTCCGGGAAAAGCGCTGAAATGCCTTCTTGTCATTCACCTCCCGAGGCCAGCCTTCCGGTGTGGCCAGCATCACCCCGTATTTGCCCATCACCGAAACGAAGACCGGAGCGTTTCTCCCGGCCACCCGGAGCAGCTCGGAAACGGCTTTGGCCCTCATCTTGGCCGGATGCACATGGGACAAAGGCCCGCCCAGGCAGATAACGGCGTCAAATGAATTGCCGGGATAGCGTGACAGGTCAGTTATAGTGCCCGGGTCTATTCTCTTGATGCGTTTTGTCATTCCGCTCTTGGCAATTTGCTTTTGGGCAAAATCCAAATTTTCGGGCACCAGATCGAGAAGCACCACGTCGTAACCCAGCTTAGCCAGTTCGATGGTGTACCGGCCTGGACCGCCGCCGGCGTCAAGTATCAGGCCGTTCTTAGGCAGATGCTTTTTCAGGTAGCGCATTGTGGTCTCGAATTCCAGCCTGTGAAAAGGGTCCTGAACCAAACGTCCCCATTCCCTGGTGGCGCAGGCGGCATACATCTTTTTTGTCAGTTTTGTTTCTTTATTTTCCATCTCATTTATCCATTTGTTCCATTATCTTCACGCCGGACGAAGTGCCGATCCGGCTGGCCCCGGCCAGTATCATCTTGTTGGCCTCCTCCAGGCTGCGCACCCCGCCCGAGGCCTTGATCCCCATCTGCGGCCCGACCGTCCGGCGCATCAGTGCGATATCGGCGGCTGCGGCTCCGCCGGTGGAAAAGCCGGTGGAGGTCTTCACGAAATGGGCCCCGGCCGATCTTGAGATCAGGCAGGCCAGTATTTTCTCTTCCTCGGTCAACAAACAGGTTTCTATGACCACCTTGACCAGTGCCCCGGATGAGGCTTTGACCACGGCGGCGATGTCCCGATGAACAGTTTTATGGTCTCCGGATTTCAGAGCGCCGATGTTTATTACCATGTCTGCTTCAGAAGCTCCCTGTTCCACCGCCAGGCGGGCTTCCTGGGATTTTATTTCCGGAGCATTAGCCCCCAACGGAAAACCGCAGACCGTGCAGACCTTGACATTACTTCCTTTCAGCAATTGAGCGGCCAGCGGCACCCAGCCGGGATTTATGCAGACCGAATAGAAGCCATGCTGCCGGGCCTCGGCGCATAATTTTTTGATGTCCGCACTTTGGGCCTCTGGTTTTAGGATGGTATGGTCAATGAAACCAGCCATCACTGTTTTGGATTCAGGTATCTTGCCGGACCTGTTTGCCTGCATTTTTACCTCTTGCCATACCGTTCCATCGGGCAACTGGTCTGGGATTAGGATGCCGGAGTTCTGCAATAACTGCCGGGCTTGTTTTATCTGGTCTTGCATATTGTTTCCTGTGTATTGTTCAATTGTATAAAATCCTGTTAATCCTGTCGTAAAGGGAAAAAGTTAAAACGCCTCGCCCCAGGCCAGAACCGCCCGCCAGTACTTGATCTGGTCAATTTTGTCGGACGGGAAGGCAAGGTCGGCCCGGCCGGCGCCGAAGGGAAAGACATAACGGGCCCCGAAGCCAGGCGTGCCGTGCCACTGGGGCACGGACAATTTACTTACCTTGCAGTTCTCCAACAATCCGGCATCGGCAAAAAGCACTCCCACCCAGTGCTTGGGAAAAAATATTTTGAGTTCTATGTTGACCAGTCCCATCTTGTCGCCGCCGATGTTGCTGCCCGAGGCGTCCACCTGGCCCATCCGGCCGCTGCTGAATCCCCGGATAGTGGTGGGCCCGCCCAGAAAATACTTCTCGTACGGCGGCACCTGGGCGTGCAGGGCCCAATCACCGATGATCCCGTACTTCAGCCGGGCGGAGATTCCCAGCGGCCGGTAGGGGTTGAAATGTGCTATCCATTCGTTGGCCAGGCGCTGATAGGTCTCGGTTCCGCCCAGCAATCCTCCGGTGTAATCGGTCTGCCATTCGTAGCCGAAGCCCGATCTGGGATTGACCGGGTCGTCAAACCGGCGGTATTCGCCGAACAACTGCATCGTCCGCCGCCCCCGGTAGCTGATGGTGTCGGCCGCGTTGCCTTGCCGGCTCCAGTCGGGCGAGAGCTTCAGCCATTCTTGTTTCCACCGGGCGCCTAGGGTGGAATACCGGCCCAGCATTTTGCCCAGCATGAAATCCAGTCCGATAATCTGCAAGCGATAATCGGTATACGGCGGACGGAAATCGTCATAATAAAATGAAATTTCCGACTGGGTACGGCCGCCCCACAGCCACGGCTCCATATATGATGCTTTGGCCTGGCGGCGCACCGTTTTCAGGCCGCTCCAGACCTGAAAGGCGGTCAGCGCCTTGAATTCCAGGGTTCTTCCCATTCCGCCGATGTTCCGGTCCGCCCAACTGCCCGTGAGTCTGAAAGCGTCGCCGCTGCCATAACCAAACCCCGCGGCAAAAACATGGCGGGTTTTCTCTTTTACTTCCACCTCAATATCTATCTCGGACCGGTCGGGGTTGGCGGCGCCCGGCGCAACTTTGGCCTCCTTGAACAATCCGGTTGACAATAATTGGAACTGGGATTTTAAAAGAGCCCGTCGGGAAAAAGTATCGCCGGACTTTAAGGCCAGCTCCCTCTCTATCGCCAGGCTTTGGGTCAACAAATTACCCCTGATTATGACGCGCCCGATCTTGGCCGGCAGGCCTTCGGCCACCGTAAATACCAGTTCGGCCTGGCCAGGATTTATATAGTTCAGCTCGTGCTCCACCTCGGCATAGATGTAACCAAGATCGGCATAGAAAAGCATTAAAATGAAGTCATCTTCGCCTAAGGCTGACAGATCAAGCCCTTGGCCGGCCCTTGTTTTCAAGAGTCCAATGAGCCGGTCGCTGTCCAAGACGGAATTGCCCCGGAAGATTATTTTCTCCACCAGGCAGCGCCGGCCTTCCTGGACATAGATCTCCACCCGGGAGGCGCTTCCGTCTTGCTGATCGATAAATTTATGGCTGATCCCGGCATCCAGATAACCCTGGCGGCTGTAAAATGACTTTAACCTTCCCGTCGCCGTCTCCAGACTTTCGGGAATAATTTTGCCCTGCACCAGCCTAAACTTCATCTGTTTTTTCAGGACCGAAGCAGAATAGGAGACGTTGCCGGTAATGGATATCTCAATATTCCCGGATCCTTCCGCCCGGGCTTGGCAAATTATTCCGGCTGGTAACCAGAATAAAATGAACAAAATATTCAAATGATAATTTTTCATATTCCCAATATATCCTGAGTAAATGTCAAATACAGACTGTACTTTTGAGAACGTTGAAGAGCCCTGACCAAACCTACCTTAAAAGAGGACGGCAGAGAATAAAACACCGTCCAGTCCGTGACCAGTTCCGCCCCCAGGCTCTGCTTGAAGGTTTTGGATCTCAGGTCGCTGAAACTATAAGCGCCGGCGCCGGCATCCCAGAAGGCCGCAGCATGGATATTCTTAAAGTAAATCGGCCAGGTGGAAATGCCCCGCTGGATGTCTACCAGCGGCAGGCGGTATTCCAAAGTTACGGCCAACCGGCGCGGGCCAATCGTCTCGGCCTGATCGTAGCCCCGGAGGTTGAGCCAGTTGTTGGTTTCCCGATAGACTTGGCTCCGGGCATAATAAGCATCGGCTCTGAGGCTGGCTTTCAGCACCTGACGGGAAAAAGACAGGCTCAGGTATTCGTTCCATAAGCCGAACAAATAAGTTTGATCAAGATCGCTTCCCCAGGTTTCATGATAAAAAGCAGCCCGGGCAAATATCCTGCGGCCGTCCTGGGGGCTGATGGAATTCCGGTAAATTTTGTAATTGCTGAAACTCACGGCTGTACTGATGTCGCAAAGATTCCCGGTCCAGTAAGGATTATACACCCCGTCGATCAAGTAATTTAAGCCCATTAAACGCTGATGTCTGAAACGAATGGATGGAGTAAGGCTGTAATCCGATCTTTTGAACGGCCAGCCAAAAGACAAGGTCTGTTCCTGCTCTCTTTGCCAATAAACCGTATCCTGGCCGGAGATATTCACATTGTAACCCGCCGGATAATCCCTAAGCGTCAGGCTCACTGGCAAACTTAAGCTTTGATCGGCATACTGCAGATCAAAGTAAAATCTGTGGTTGGACGGGCTGGCCCCGGCCGATAAATAATAATTCCGCTGTAACAACGCATCCCACCCCCAAAGGCTGACGCCCAGCGCTCCGTCCTTTTCATCGGTAAAGGCGGTGGGGAACCATAGCACCGGCATCATGGTCTTTAAGGGCTGGTATTTTTTTATTTGATATTCTGTTCTTTGAAACTGTTTGGCCGGCTGGAATATTTCAGGATCAAGAATTACCGCCTTAGTAACAGGATAATTCCCCGTTTGCGCTTTGACCAGATCGTAGCCCCGGGCCGAGAGGTCAAGATACAAGATCGTGCTGTCGTTCAATATATTCGGGAAAAGCGAACCACCTACGACATTGGTCAATCGGGATATTGTTTTTTGATTTAGATCATAACTGTAAGTATTCCAGATGCCGGAACGGTCCGATGAGAAATAAACCATCCGGCCGTCTTGGGACCAGCTGGGACAAAGCTCCTGGGTCTGATCGCAGAACAGCGTTTGGAACTCGGCTTGGGCGATGTCATAGCTATAGATATCGCAAAAGCCCTGGCCGGTCCAGGCCACCAAAGCCAGCCGGCTGCCGTCGGGAGACATTTTCAAATGGCTGTAAGTGCAGGAATCGCTGAAGTCCGTCAGATATTTGACTGTCTGGTTGGCGATATCCAAACGGCCCAGGGCATAGGCTCCGCCCTGGCTGCCCGCGAAATACAGGCTTCGGCCGTCAAAGGAAAATGCCGGATCCTTCGCCCGGAGTCCCCGGCTGATCCTGGTGGTCCGGCCGTTCGCGATATCCAGAAGATACAAGTCGTTGTAATGTTGGCGGCCTGATCCCAAA
Above is a genomic segment from candidate division TA06 bacterium containing:
- a CDS encoding PD40 domain-containing protein, whose protein sequence is VLFQPDHQAQAEKCARLAEQTYDRLVPFLKWRPGGRTEIILTDHLDQANAITTAFPRRTIVIYLSQPAGQPGNYDDWMEELIVHEYTHLLDMDMVSGFPGFLCQSFGRLFLPNAVQPWNQIEGLAVYSESRYTRFGRNKGALYDGILRSYVNENKWPAIDQVAVFGPAWPSEAPYLFGGKFHQYLAERFGESKLAEYQKRHSGMTLPFMQNRPAKKTLGQSLPRLWDEWRRHSQKIYGAQIDSIKASGLNFTEKLTSNGFDKAGLDISPDGRYAAYVQSDSRDRSRIILYDLSSGSSRILVRGEFQSFLCFSPDGAKLAFAKSEYLGSGRQHYNDLYLLDIANGRTTRISRGLRAKDPAFSFDGRSLYFAGSQGGAYALGRLDIANQTVKYLTDFSDSCTYSHLKMSPDGSRLALVAWTGQGFCDIYSYDIAQAEFQTLFCDQTQELCPSWSQDGRMVYFSSDRSGIWNTYSYDLNQKTISRLTNVVGGSLFPNILNDSTILYLDLSARGYDLVKAQTGNYPVTKAVILDPEIFQPAKQFQRTEYQIKKYQPLKTMMPVLWFPTAFTDEKDGALGVSLWGWDALLQRNYYLSAGASPSNHRFYFDLQYADQSLSLPVSLTLRDYPAGYNVNISGQDTVYWQREQEQTLSFGWPFKRSDYSLTPSIRFRHQRLMGLNYLIDGVYNPYWTGNLCDISTAVSFSNYKIYRNSISPQDGRRIFARAAFYHETWGSDLDQTYLFGLWNEYLSLSFSRQVLKASLRADAYYARSQVYRETNNWLNLRGYDQAETIGPRRLAVTLEYRLPLVDIQRGISTWPIYFKNIHAAAFWDAGAGAYSFSDLRSKTFKQSLGAELVTDWTVFYSLPSSFKVGLVRALQRSQKYSLYLTFTQDILGI
- the deoC gene encoding deoxyribose-phosphate aldolase, with protein sequence MAGFIDHTILKPEAQSADIKKLCAEARQHGFYSVCINPGWVPLAAQLLKGSNVKVCTVCGFPLGANAPEIKSQEARLAVEQGASEADMVINIGALKSGDHKTVHRDIAAVVKASSGALVKVVIETCLLTEEEKILACLISRSAGAHFVKTSTGFSTGGAAAADIALMRRTVGPQMGIKASGGVRSLEEANKMILAGASRIGTSSGVKIMEQMDK
- a CDS encoding class I SAM-dependent methyltransferase, giving the protein MENKETKLTKKMYAACATREWGRLVQDPFHRLEFETTMRYLKKHLPKNGLILDAGGGPGRYTIELAKLGYDVVLLDLVPENLDFAQKQIAKSGMTKRIKRIDPGTITDLSRYPGNSFDAVICLGGPLSHVHPAKMRAKAVSELLRVAGRNAPVFVSVMGKYGVMLATPEGWPREVNDKKAFQRFSRTGDDYHWCGHGYCHFFTAQELKTLFSESKAKTLEMVGLEGLNSSCRITNQFAKEYPKAWKNWVDAHYQICTQPSVVDASGHMMIIVRKK
- a CDS encoding BamA/TamA family outer membrane protein, with the translated sequence MKNYHLNILFILFWLPAGIICQARAEGSGNIEISITGNVSYSASVLKKQMKFRLVQGKIIPESLETATGRLKSFYSRQGYLDAGISHKFIDQQDGSASRVEIYVQEGRRCLVEKIIFRGNSVLDSDRLIGLLKTRAGQGLDLSALGEDDFILMLFYADLGYIYAEVEHELNYINPGQAELVFTVAEGLPAKIGRVIIRGNLLTQSLAIERELALKSGDTFSRRALLKSQFQLLSTGLFKEAKVAPGAANPDRSEIDIEVEVKEKTRHVFAAGFGYGSGDAFRLTGSWADRNIGGMGRTLEFKALTAFQVWSGLKTVRRQAKASYMEPWLWGGRTQSEISFYYDDFRPPYTDYRLQIIGLDFMLGKMLGRYSTLGARWKQEWLKLSPDWSRQGNAADTISYRGRRTMQLFGEYRRFDDPVNPRSGFGYEWQTDYTGGLLGGTETYQRLANEWIAHFNPYRPLGISARLKYGIIGDWALHAQVPPYEKYFLGGPTTIRGFSSGRMGQVDASGSNIGGDKMGLVNIELKIFFPKHWVGVLFADAGLLENCKVSKLSVPQWHGTPGFGARYVFPFGAGRADLAFPSDKIDQIKYWRAVLAWGEAF